In Georgenia soli, a genomic segment contains:
- a CDS encoding MarR family winged helix-turn-helix transcriptional regulator: MSEARGGPGAGHGGHGATDPAELLMRAARTLRRRSAEALAPWELSPHHVRALRVVCAGAGGGETRLSDVAAALRIAPRSATEVVDVLEARGLVERSPSALDRRAVVVRPTAEGERVRAAVERHRAEQSASFLGALTPEERDTLAELLRKVLDE; the protein is encoded by the coding sequence ATGAGCGAGGCGAGGGGCGGGCCCGGCGCGGGGCACGGCGGCCACGGGGCGACAGACCCTGCGGAACTGCTGATGCGCGCCGCGCGGACCCTGAGACGACGCTCGGCGGAGGCGCTCGCGCCGTGGGAGCTCTCGCCCCACCACGTCCGGGCGCTGCGTGTCGTGTGTGCCGGGGCGGGCGGCGGGGAGACCCGGCTCTCCGACGTCGCCGCCGCGCTGCGCATCGCGCCGCGGTCCGCCACCGAGGTGGTCGACGTCCTGGAGGCCCGCGGGCTGGTCGAGCGCTCGCCGTCCGCCCTGGACCGGCGTGCCGTCGTCGTGCGGCCGACGGCGGAGGGGGAGCGGGTGCGGGCGGCGGTCGAGCGGCACCGCGCCGAGCAGTCCGCCTCCTTCCTCGGCGCGCTGACCCCGGAGGAGCGGGACACGCTGGCGGAACTCCTGCGCAAGGTCCTCGACGAGTAG